In a single window of the Chondrocystis sp. NIES-4102 genome:
- a CDS encoding integral membrane protein TIGR02587 has product MKSDRQNNLNGWDKEIGELISAASGGFLFGIPLLYTMEVWFIGSFIQPPILLSVLVIMFVVVVLLNKIEGFREQQAQTFWETTAESIETLAIGIVCTTLMLIVLGRIDLETPLSEILGKIIFESVPFCLGVAFSRSLLTGNTKIDFDPEDQQSTGGSSSKGDIWHDSLADFGATLIGTLFVAFSIAPTEEVIMLAASFSPLELLILIFVSLYISYGIVFAAQFTNYDQRHQQQGLFQNPQTETIISYLISLIAGIIMLWFFHQLTFSDPWFIWLRYGIILGFPASIGGAAGRLTV; this is encoded by the coding sequence TTGAAAAGCGATCGCCAAAATAATTTAAATGGTTGGGATAAGGAAATTGGAGAACTGATCAGCGCAGCTTCAGGCGGATTTTTGTTTGGAATTCCTTTACTTTATACTATGGAAGTTTGGTTTATAGGTTCTTTTATCCAACCTCCCATTTTACTAAGTGTTTTAGTCATTATGTTTGTTGTTGTTGTTTTATTAAACAAAATAGAGGGTTTTCGTGAACAACAAGCTCAAACTTTTTGGGAAACAACTGCAGAAAGTATCGAAACTCTAGCAATTGGCATCGTTTGTACTACTTTAATGCTAATCGTTTTAGGACGTATAGATCTAGAAACTCCTCTATCTGAAATTTTGGGAAAAATCATTTTTGAAAGTGTACCTTTTTGTCTAGGAGTAGCTTTTTCGCGATCGCTTCTTACGGGAAACACTAAAATTGATTTTGACCCTGAAGATCAGCAGTCTACTGGGGGATCTAGTAGCAAGGGTGATATTTGGCATGATAGTTTGGCAGATTTTGGTGCTACTTTAATTGGTACTTTATTTGTAGCTTTTAGTATTGCTCCAACCGAGGAGGTGATTATGTTAGCTGCTTCATTTTCTCCCTTAGAATTATTAATTCTGATATTTGTATCACTTTATATTTCCTACGGAATTGTTTTTGCTGCCCAATTTACTAATTATGATCAACGTCATCAACAGCAAGGACTATTCCAAAATCCTCAAACAGAAACAATAATTTCTTATTTAATATCTTTGATAGCTGGAATAATTATGTTGTGGTTTTTCCACCAATTAACCTTTAGTGATCCTTGGTTTATTTGGTTGCGTTACGGTATAATTTTGGGATTTCCTGCAAGTATTGGTGGAGCAGCAGGACGCTTAACAGTATGA
- a CDS encoding excinuclease ABC C subunit domain-containing protein yields MWSIYMIRCGDNSLYTGISNNVAKRFEVHQLAGAKASKYTKTRHPLQLVFTAEIGDRSAALSAEYRLKKISKSNKELLIIGKKSLARLGII; encoded by the coding sequence ATGTGGTCTATATATATGATTCGTTGTGGCGATAATTCTCTTTACACGGGAATTTCTAATAATGTTGCCAAACGTTTTGAAGTTCATCAATTAGCAGGTGCTAAAGCTTCTAAATACACTAAGACTAGACACCCTCTACAATTAGTTTTTACTGCGGAAATAGGAGATCGATCTGCTGCTTTAAGTGCTGAATATCGCCTTAAAAAAATTTCAAAAAGTAATAAGGAGTTACTGATAATAGGTAAAAAGTCCTTAGCTCGTTTGGGAATTATCTAG
- a CDS encoding alpha/beta hydrolase fold protein, whose translation MLRKKVLTNLGEIALEIEQQDTDPPIVFMHGLYLDKSLWADYGSNITGKTHIYLDMPSHGDSSNIDQDWNLDDCVTMLLQILDNLGIQKCIAIAHSWGSMTAVRTAYKFPERFAALGLFNMPFKRTAGLDRLGFTMQKFILMFPEFYGQQAAKSLYSEEILSKRPELAVAMGKRLSKRPAKEIERLIDAVILNTTDITQILNQLQVPALAVVGESDYVGTIPHIPTKIVKGGHITPHESIEETKQAIKQVIELAESSN comes from the coding sequence ATGCTGAGAAAAAAAGTTCTTACTAACCTGGGTGAAATAGCTTTAGAAATTGAGCAACAGGATACTGATCCACCTATTGTATTTATGCACGGTCTATATCTTGATAAAAGTCTTTGGGCTGATTACGGTAGTAATATAACGGGTAAAACCCACATCTACCTAGATATGCCTAGTCATGGAGATAGCAGCAATATCGATCAGGATTGGAATCTGGATGATTGCGTTACTATGCTATTACAAATCTTAGACAATCTCGGTATCCAAAAATGTATTGCGATCGCTCATTCTTGGGGAAGTATGACCGCAGTACGTACAGCCTATAAGTTTCCTGAACGTTTTGCAGCTTTGGGGCTATTTAATATGCCCTTTAAAAGAACAGCAGGTTTGGATAGATTAGGATTTACTATGCAAAAATTTATTTTAATGTTTCCAGAATTTTATGGACAGCAGGCTGCTAAATCTCTTTATTCCGAGGAAATTTTAAGTAAACGACCTGAATTAGCCGTGGCTATGGGTAAAAGACTATCAAAAAGACCAGCCAAAGAAATAGAACGTTTGATTGATGCAGTCATCCTTAATACGACAGACATAACCCAGATTCTCAATCAATTACAAGTCCCTGCCTTAGCTGTAGTGGGAGAATCCGATTATGTAGGTACAATTCCCCATATCCCGACTAAAATAGTCAAAGGAGGACATATAACCCCCCATGAATCTATTGAGGAAACTAAGCAGGCAATTAAACAAGTGATTGAATTAGCCGAAAGCTCCAATTAG
- a CDS encoding beta ketoacyl-acyl carrier protein synthase: MSQSALSIAVIGIGCNYPDAQNLTKLWENVLSRRCQFRQLPAQRLPLWEYYDPDKTVPDKTYGKKAAVIDGFQFDWASRRIPQKTVLATDIVHWLALETADQAIKDAGYTRATIPQEKTGVILGNTLTGEQTRAGTMRLRWPYVKKALLAAGQHRGLSEAEMTALVTTTEKFYKSVFAPVTEDSLAGGLSNTIAGRVCNYFNLDGGGYTVDGACASSLIAVANACSALMSGDLDIALAGGVDVSLDTMELIGFAKTGALTNADMKVYDRRASGFIPGEGCGFVVLKRYEDAEAAGDYIYATIKGWGISADGKGGITAPSRFGQSKALLRAYQKAGYQGKDIDFIEGHGTGTPVGDREELEGIAIAINHILPTQPRRVGVTSFKSLFGHTKAAAGIGGLIKTILAVNQKVIPPIAGCQEPNPVFADSVSCAYPILTGEVCEPKRILRAGVSAMGFGGINTHIALESANSPKKDLKIALSPRELLVSAQDSELFVFSASSIEQLLERTYEVINLAQGISIAEMADLAVFLTKMDLTGYVKAAVIASDPEQLINNLQQLEQILQDSPPVAGEVKTNPYEQIWVGNQVTQNRVAFLFPGQGSQRLNTARTIVERFTWAQQLVKQADQWLQEIGCQPVSQLIYRCREKAADEQELQQWLTQLSASAIAYPAICLASLLWIEYLKRLGIEPKAVGGHSLGELTAFYMAGAYDAKTLIQFAALRGQALANCKSKSGTMASLGCDRQTAEKIIAQVPGYLVVANLNSTNQTVISGDSDSINHALQVAAQHNVQTRKLPVANAFHSQLVAEAAEYIKVNAPVAEDFISDSLSVFSSTNGKIINSKIKLKEHFGKQITSPVNFVELVKEIDKQVDLFLEVGSGKVLCGLGKEIIKQQSKVFSTEAKSDLKVNFHIFLARFFISNGKINWQELYSNRLIRDFIATKEKVFIENPCERQFQVSPEEIEDINKIMPFKNEARNYKQPKEINNNSDEVAEILTTYFQNRSDFLAELIKADLENLPYFFNNESKFD; the protein is encoded by the coding sequence ATGTCTCAATCAGCCTTATCGATCGCGGTTATTGGCATTGGGTGCAATTATCCTGATGCGCAAAATTTAACAAAGCTTTGGGAAAACGTATTAAGCAGAAGATGCCAATTTCGCCAGCTTCCTGCCCAAAGACTTCCCCTTTGGGAATATTATGACCCTGATAAAACCGTACCTGATAAAACCTATGGTAAAAAAGCTGCGGTAATTGACGGATTTCAATTTGATTGGGCAAGTCGTCGCATACCCCAAAAAACCGTATTAGCGACCGATATAGTACATTGGCTAGCTTTAGAAACTGCTGATCAGGCGATCAAGGATGCTGGATATACCCGTGCCACTATACCCCAAGAAAAGACGGGAGTTATCTTAGGAAACACCTTAACGGGGGAACAAACCCGTGCAGGTACAATGCGTTTACGTTGGCCTTACGTCAAAAAAGCTTTATTAGCTGCGGGGCAACATAGAGGACTATCTGAGGCAGAAATGACCGCTTTAGTTACTACCACAGAAAAATTCTACAAATCAGTATTTGCACCAGTAACAGAAGATTCCTTAGCTGGGGGTCTTTCCAATACAATAGCTGGTCGCGTTTGCAACTATTTCAATTTAGACGGTGGTGGGTATACGGTTGATGGGGCTTGTGCTTCATCCCTAATTGCTGTGGCTAATGCTTGTAGTGCTTTAATGAGTGGGGATCTAGATATTGCCCTAGCTGGGGGAGTTGATGTTAGCTTAGACACAATGGAGTTAATTGGCTTTGCCAAAACTGGGGCATTAACCAATGCAGACATGAAAGTTTACGATCGCCGTGCCAGTGGTTTTATTCCTGGTGAAGGTTGTGGGTTTGTTGTCCTCAAACGCTATGAAGACGCAGAAGCTGCTGGGGATTACATATATGCAACGATCAAGGGTTGGGGTATCTCTGCCGATGGCAAGGGTGGAATTACCGCCCCCTCAAGATTTGGACAGTCTAAGGCACTATTGAGGGCATATCAAAAGGCTGGTTATCAGGGTAAAGATATAGATTTTATCGAAGGACATGGAACAGGTACACCAGTTGGGGATCGTGAAGAATTAGAAGGTATTGCGATCGCGATTAATCATATCTTACCTACTCAACCTCGACGGGTGGGAGTAACATCTTTTAAATCCTTATTTGGTCATACCAAAGCTGCTGCTGGCATTGGAGGTTTAATCAAAACAATTCTGGCGGTTAACCAAAAAGTAATACCTCCCATTGCAGGGTGTCAAGAACCCAACCCTGTATTTGCAGATTCCGTAAGCTGTGCCTATCCAATTTTAACAGGAGAAGTATGCGAACCAAAGAGAATATTACGGGCAGGGGTTTCAGCAATGGGTTTTGGCGGAATTAATACTCATATTGCCTTAGAATCAGCCAATAGCCCCAAAAAAGACCTAAAAATAGCTTTATCTCCCAGGGAATTATTAGTTTCTGCCCAAGATAGCGAACTATTTGTCTTTAGTGCTAGTTCAATTGAGCAATTATTAGAACGCACCTATGAAGTGATTAATTTAGCTCAAGGTATCTCTATAGCCGAGATGGCTGATCTGGCTGTATTTCTAACCAAAATGGATCTGACGGGATATGTAAAAGCAGCAGTTATTGCTAGTGATCCTGAACAACTGATCAATAATCTTCAGCAATTAGAGCAAATACTCCAAGATTCTCCGCCAGTAGCTGGGGAGGTAAAAACTAATCCCTACGAGCAGATCTGGGTGGGTAATCAAGTTACTCAAAATCGCGTGGCTTTCCTCTTTCCAGGACAAGGTTCGCAAAGATTAAATACCGCCAGAACTATTGTAGAACGCTTTACTTGGGCGCAGCAACTAGTGAAACAAGCAGATCAATGGTTGCAAGAAATTGGATGTCAACCTGTTAGTCAGTTGATCTATCGCTGTCGGGAAAAAGCAGCAGATGAACAGGAATTACAACAATGGTTAACGCAACTATCAGCAAGTGCGATCGCCTATCCAGCCATTTGTTTAGCTTCCTTACTCTGGATAGAATACCTCAAAAGATTAGGCATTGAGCCAAAGGCAGTAGGGGGACATAGTTTAGGTGAACTTACCGCTTTCTATATGGCGGGTGCTTACGATGCTAAAACCTTGATCCAATTTGCAGCCCTTCGAGGTCAAGCCTTGGCAAATTGTAAGTCAAAATCAGGCACAATGGCTAGTTTAGGTTGCGATCGCCAAACTGCCGAAAAGATTATTGCTCAAGTCCCAGGATATTTAGTAGTTGCTAATCTTAATAGTACTAATCAAACTGTTATTTCGGGAGATAGTGATAGTATTAATCACGCCCTACAAGTGGCTGCTCAACATAATGTGCAAACTCGTAAATTGCCCGTTGCTAATGCTTTCCATTCACAATTAGTCGCTGAGGCTGCCGAATATATTAAAGTTAATGCTCCTGTTGCTGAAGATTTTATATCTGATTCCCTGTCTGTATTTTCTAGCACCAACGGCAAAATTATTAATAGTAAAATTAAACTTAAAGAACACTTTGGCAAGCAAATTACTTCACCTGTTAATTTTGTAGAATTAGTTAAGGAAATTGACAAGCAAGTAGACTTATTTTTAGAGGTTGGTTCGGGTAAAGTTTTGTGTGGTTTGGGGAAAGAGATTATTAAGCAACAATCTAAGGTGTTCTCAACAGAAGCAAAATCTGATCTTAAAGTAAATTTTCATATATTCTTGGCTAGGTTTTTTATCAGCAATGGTAAGATAAATTGGCAAGAATTATATAGTAATAGATTAATTAGAGATTTTATTGCAACCAAAGAAAAGGTGTTTATAGAGAATCCTTGTGAACGCCAGTTTCAAGTATCCCCAGAAGAAATTGAGGATATAAATAAAATAATGCCCTTTAAAAATGAGGCAAGGAATTACAAACAACCTAAAGAAATAAATAATAATTCCGATGAGGTGGCGGAAATATTAACTACATATTTTCAGAATCGTAGTGACTTTTTAGCAGAACTAATTAAAGCAGATCTAGAAAATTTACCCTATTTTTTCAATAATGAATCCAAATTTGATTAA